Sequence from the Qipengyuania pelagi genome:
TCGTCCCGCTCGTCGGCGACGCCTCGTTCCGCCGGTATTTCCGCCTCCGCATGGGGAATCGCAGCGCGATGCTGATGCACGCGCCCCCTCCCGAAGAGGACACTGGCCCCTTCCTCCATGTCGCGCGCTGGTTGAGCGAGAACGGGATGCGCGGACCGGAAATCCTCGGCGCGCGGCCCGAACAGGGCCTCGTCCTGATCGAGGATTTCGGCGATCAGCGCATGAAGGAATGGATCGACGATCATCCCGAGGATGAGGAGGCGATCTATGCCGGCGCGATCGATGCGCTGGCCGCGTTGCAGGCGCTTCCGCCCGGTCCGTTCGATCCCTATGACATGGCGGTGTATCAGCGCGAGGCGGCGCTGTTCGTCGAATGGTATTGCCCCGCCGCCGGACTGAGCGTGGACGAAGCGGGCTGGCGCGCGGCCTGGGAAGAGACGCTTGCGCCGCTTATCGAGCGCCAGCAGTCCGGGGTCACCGTGCTGCGCGATTATCATGCCGAAAACGTCATGCTGCTCGACCCGGGCAAGGTGAACGGCGCGCAGGGTCTGATCGATTTCCAGGACGCGCTGGTCGGGCATCCGGCTTACGATCTGGTCAGCCTGTTGCAGGATGCGCGCCGCGACGTTTCCGAGAGCCTGGAGCGCACCATGCTCGGCCGCTATCGC
This genomic interval carries:
- a CDS encoding aminoglycoside phosphotransferase family protein; translated protein: MNAALPEGLDSFLGDTRWDGAEIVPLVGDASFRRYFRLRMGNRSAMLMHAPPPEEDTGPFLHVARWLSENGMRGPEILGARPEQGLVLIEDFGDQRMKEWIDDHPEDEEAIYAGAIDALAALQALPPGPFDPYDMAVYQREAALFVEWYCPAAGLSVDEAGWRAAWEETLAPLIERQQSGVTVLRDYHAENVMLLDPGKVNGAQGLIDFQDALVGHPAYDLVSLLQDARRDVSESLERTMLGRYRAACDPGPDFEADYARLGAQRNAKIVGIFTRLHIRDAKPRYLRMIPRVWKAMERDLAHEALAPVARWFAENIPQHLRDADGGEIA